Part of the Streptomyces europaeiscabiei genome is shown below.
GTGGGAGGAGACGGCCGACCGTCACGTCGCCCGCCAGCATGCCGAGCGCCGCACAGGCGAAGAGGAGGCCCGCGCGGTCGGGGGCGTACGCGACGAACAGGGACTCGCAGCCGACGACCAGGCCGTTGGGGATCCACAGGCTCAGATAGAGGCGGCGGCGGGGAGCGGACGACCACAGGCGGGCGTTCGTGCGCCAGGTCTCGGCGACGGACGGGCGGCCGGAGGCGCGCGGGGCGCGGCGGGTCAGGCCCGCGAAGGAACAAAGGGCGGCCGTCGCATACAGGGCCGCCGCCACCAGCAGCGTGACCTCCGGGGACAGCAACGCCACCAGGACGCCGCCGGTCGCGTAACCGGCGACCTGCATGACCCCGTGCAGCATGTTGAACACCGAGCGGCCGAGCAGATAGCCGTCCTTCGGAAGGATCTCGTTCAGCAGGCCCCAGTGGACTCCGCCGCCGAGGGACGCGACCAGGCCCTGGGCGGCGATCACCGCGAAGACCGTCCACAGGGGCAGGCCGGGCAGGGCAAGGGACGCCGCACTCGCCGCGAAGACCACCGCCAGGCCGGTCAACGTCCCCCGCGGCGGCAGTCGGTCCGCAGCCGAGAGCAGGGTCGTCGCACCGAGCACCTGGGCGAGGGACGGGCCGAACATGCTGAGCGCGGACAGGAGCGGGGAGCCGGTCGCCGCGTAGACGGAGGTGGCGAGGGCGAGGCCGCCGATCGTGGAGGCGGCTGCCTGGAGGGCGGAGGAGAGGAAGAGAGGGGTGAACTCCCTGGTGCGGAAGAGGTCTTGGTAGCTGCGCATGGGAAATGACCCTCGTCCCCTCCGCACGCCCGCCGTAATGTTTCGCCCACACGCGAAAGCCGAACCCGCGAGAGCCGCACCCGCGACAGCTCCGCCGAAGCCGAGGCGCACCCCGGGACCGGCTCGCTTCTGACTCCGGAGGTGTCCACGTGGGCTGGTGGCAGGTCAACGCCGACACGCTCGCCGGGAGCCGCTTCGTCGTCTCGCCGCTCGCGGAGACGTTCGCGAGCCTGAAGATGCTGCACGCCGGGGCCGGGACACACCCCGGGGAGCGGGACTGGCTGCGGGCCCACCTGCCCGCGTACCGGGCCGAGTTGGCCGGGGATCCCGTCACCGCCCTGCTGATCCGCTCGGGGCTCGGCAAGGAGTGGATCGCCGACTTCCTCACCCCCACACCGCGCGAGGACGAGACCTTCGCGGACGGGATCGCCCGTGTCCGGGGCGCCGACCCCGCCGCCGCCCGCGCCCACCTCACCCTCTCCCTGCGCGGCCCGCTGCCCGCCGCCCTGCACCGCGACGACCTGCCCGACCGTGCGGCCGGCCTTCTGACGTACGTGTGGGAGGAGACCGTGCGGCCGTACTGGGAGCGGCGTCGGCGGGTGCTGGAGGCCGATGTGCTCGCCCGGACCGCGCTGTTGGGGCAGGGCGGCTGGGCGGCCGTGCTGGACGCGATGCGACCGGGGATGCGGTGGCTCGGCGAGAACCGGCTGCAGGTCAACGCGCACGAATACCCGCCGCGCGAGATCTCCGGGGCACGGCTGGTCTTCGTGCCGGTCACGCCGCAGCGGACGGGGTGGGTGGCGTGGGAGGAGCGGGAGCGGTACGCCGTCGTCTACCCGTGCTCCGGCGTCCTCGCCAAAGGAAGCGGTGCCACCGCCGTGCCCTCCGCCCTCGGACCGCTCCTCGGCGACGCCCGCGCCCGTGTCCTCGTCCTCCTCGACGCCCCCATGAGCACGACCCAGCTGTGCGCGGTGACCGGCCAGGGCCTCGGCTCCGTCGGCCGCCACCTGAGGGTGCTGCTGGACGCCGGGCTGGTCCGGCGCGGGCGGGCCGGACGGTCGGTGCTGTACGCGCGCACGGCGGAGGGCGAGGTGCTGGTGCGTGCCGCACCACACCCTCGCGGAGGCGAACGTCCTTCCGGAGATAGCATCCGTTTATGACTACGAACAACGCCACCCCCTCTGTCCTGGACGTACGGATCGACGCCCTCAAGGGCGGTTCCGCGGACCTCTCGCAGTACGCCGGACAGGCCGTCCTCGTCGTGAACGTCGCCTCCAAGTGCGGTCTCACCCCCCAGTACACCGGCCTGGAGGCACTGCAGGCGCGCTACGCCGCGCAGGGCTTCACCGTGCTCGGGGTGCCGTGCAACCAGTTCCTCGGG
Proteins encoded:
- a CDS encoding ArsR/SmtB family transcription factor, producing the protein MGWWQVNADTLAGSRFVVSPLAETFASLKMLHAGAGTHPGERDWLRAHLPAYRAELAGDPVTALLIRSGLGKEWIADFLTPTPREDETFADGIARVRGADPAAARAHLTLSLRGPLPAALHRDDLPDRAAGLLTYVWEETVRPYWERRRRVLEADVLARTALLGQGGWAAVLDAMRPGMRWLGENRLQVNAHEYPPREISGARLVFVPVTPQRTGWVAWEERERYAVVYPCSGVLAKGSGATAVPSALGPLLGDARARVLVLLDAPMSTTQLCAVTGQGLGSVGRHLRVLLDAGLVRRGRAGRSVLYARTAEGEVLVRAAPHPRGGERPSGDSIRL
- a CDS encoding MFS transporter; translation: MRSYQDLFRTREFTPLFLSSALQAAASTIGGLALATSVYAATGSPLLSALSMFGPSLAQVLGATTLLSAADRLPPRGTLTGLAVVFAASAASLALPGLPLWTVFAVIAAQGLVASLGGGVHWGLLNEILPKDGYLLGRSVFNMLHGVMQVAGYATGGVLVALLSPEVTLLVAAALYATAALCSFAGLTRRAPRASGRPSVAETWRTNARLWSSAPRRRLYLSLWIPNGLVVGCESLFVAYAPDRAGLLFACAALGMLAGDVTVGRLLPPRVRDRLATPLLLLLATPYLLFALHPPTPVAAACAALASVGFGASLVQQQRLLALTPPELTGHALGLHSAGMLTLQGVSAGLAGGVAQLTSPGAAMAVMAGASVTVTLVLWAAGRDERAWLTSPAVPDA